A window from Podospora bellae-mahoneyi strain CBS 112042 chromosome 1 map unlocalized CBS112042p_1, whole genome shotgun sequence encodes these proteins:
- a CDS encoding uncharacterized protein (EggNog:ENOG503PQDQ), whose protein sequence is MFPACSAFCDFALALLPWRLLLRYNMYNREKIGVAIAMSMGIFAGITCIVKLTTVKVLEENDFSYNSLPLVLWGFIEPACTIKAASIPMLRHLFKNLRHSSDLEDSARVGTNLHRSSPDRQPSPVAEQRRRHMDLSDDNRNDRSILTLPAQQGPPEKSTRTLGGSCEKSDSDQGTTISSITSNKKQDRAMYELLAKARHKDWV, encoded by the exons ATGTTTCCAGCATGTTCGGCGTTTTGTGATTTTGCGCTTGCCCTACTCCCCTGGAGACTTCTTTTGCGATATAATATGTACAACAGAGAGAAGATTGGGGTCGCCATTGCCATGTCGATGGGTATCTTTGCCGGCATCACTTGCATTGTCAA ATTAACAACCGTAAAGGTTCTGGAGGAAAACGATTTTAGCT ACAACTCCCTTCCACTCGTCCTCTGGGGCTTCATCGAGCCTGCCTGCACCATCAAGGCAGCCTCGATCCCAATGCTGAGGCATTTGTTCAAAAACCTCCGCCACTCCAGCGATCTTGAAGACAGCGCGAGGGTGGGTACCAACCTCCATCGCTCTTCTCCTGACCGGCAGCCGTCGCCAGTGGCTGAACAGAGAAGACGTCACATGGACCTTTCGGATGATAACCGTAACGATAGGAGCATTCTCACTCTCCCAGCCCAACAGGGGCCGCCGGAGAAGAGCACGCGTACGCTCGGAGGGAGCTGCGAGAAGAGCGATTCCGACCAAGGCACTACCATATCGTCGATCACGAGCAACAAAAAGCAGGATAGGGCCATGTATGAGCTGCTGGCCAAGGCTAGGCATAAAGATTGGGTATGA